Below is a genomic region from Microbacterium galbinum.
GCATCGATGCGGTCTACCGCCCCCTCAACGACATCGCGAGTTCGACCGGCAAGATCGGCGGGGCCGCACAGAAGCGTCTCGCCAACGGAGGCGTGCTCCACCACGCCTCGCTGTCGTACGACCTCGACGGCCAGGTCATGACCGAGGTGCTGCGCATCGGCCGCGAGAAGCTGAGCGACAAGGGCACCACGTCGGCGGCCAAGCGCGTCGACCCGCTGCGCAGCCAGACCGGGCTCAGCCGCGAGGAGATCATCGACCGCTTCATCGAGACCTTCCGCTCGCTCACCGCGGCCGAGGACGGCACGGTCGCGGACGACGAGTACGCTGCGGCCGAGGAGCTGGTCGAGACGAAGTTCTCGACCGACGCGTGGCTGCACCGGGTGCCGTGACCGACCCGGTACCCACTCCGCCCGTCCCGATCGAACAGGACGTCTCCATCGCACCGGTGCGGGTCGGGTCGGTGTCGATCCTCGAGGGCGACAACCTCGCCGCCGTGCGCGCGCTGCCCGATGCCTCGTTCACGCTGGTGTACCTCGATCCCCCCTTCAACACGGGCCGCGCGCGCGAACGGCAGATCGTCACCGCGACGCGGACGCGCACAATTCCGGAAGAATCGGATGCCGAGGGGCAGATCGACCCGGAATCGGCGGGTTCGGAGGCATCCGTCCTGAATTATGACCGGCCGGACGCCGAGACCCCGCCCGCCGAGACCGCGCCCGCCGAGATCCGCCACGGCTTCCACGGCCACCGCTACGAGCGGGTGCGCGGGATGCTGCGCACCTACGACGACCGCTTCGACGACTACGGCGACTTCCTCATGCCGCGTCTCGAGGAGGCGTGGCGACTGCTCGCCGACGACGGCACGCTCTACCTGCACCTCGACTACCGCGAGGCGCACTACGCGAAGGTGATGCTCGACGCGGTGTTCGGACGCGACTCGTTCCTCAACGAGCTGATCTGGGCCTACGACTACGGCGCGAAGTCGCGCAGCCGCTGGCCCACCAAGCACGACACGATCCTCGTGTACGTGAAGAATCCGCGCGCGTACTTCTTCGACTCCGATGAGGTCGACCGCGAGCCCTACATGGCCCCCGGCCTCGTCACGCCCGAGAAGGCGGCGCGCGGAAAGCTGCCGACCGATGTGTGGTGGCACACGATCGTGCCGACGACCGGGCGCGAGAAGACGGGGTATCCGACGCAGAAGCCCGAGGGCATCCTGCGACGCATCATCCGGGCGTCGAGCCGTCCCGGAGACCGGGTACTCGACCTCTTCGCCGGCAGCGGCACGACCGGCGCGGTCGCATCGGCGCTGGGGCGCGACAGCGTGCTGGTCGACGACAACCCCGAGGCGATCCGGGTGATGCGCGAGCGGATGCCGCACGCCGAGGTCACCCGCGTCGGCTGAGCCCGAGCATCGGCTCGTCTCAGGCGATGTAGATCTTGCGCAGGGTCTCGGTGACGGTCCAGACCGTGCGCTGGCCCTCGGCCAGGCGCACGACGGAGCCGGGGGAGACGTCGAGATCGGGCAGATCGGGGTCGTCGAAGGCGATGCGCGCCCGGCCCGAGAGCACGACGAAGACCTCGTCGGTCTCGGTGTCGGATGCCGTTCCCGGCGTCATCTCCCAGATGCCGATCTCGGTGCCCCCGAGCAGGGCGAGCGGGTGCACGGCGGTGGTCGGGTCGCCCGAGACGACGTCGGATGCCGGCAGCGGCACGTGCACGAGCGCGAGGGTCGCGGCATCCGCTCCCGTGCCGGGGGTGAGCCCCTCGGCCGGTTCGGGGGTGAGCCCCTCGGCCGGTTCGGGGGTGAGCCCCTCGTCGGGGATCGTGTCGCTCACGAGTCGAATCCCATGCCGAGCGCGTCGAGCGTCTTGAGGAAGAGATTGCGCTTGCCCCCGTTGTGATCGGCGCGATCCATCGCGGCGCGCACGAGGTTGATGCCCACCGCGGCGGCGGGTTCGGGCGGGAAGGGCACCGGGCGCTGCCGCACCATTTGCAGCGCGGTGCGTTCGGTCTCCTCGCCCGCGAGCTTGTCGAGCATGACGTCGGCGGCGAACCGCGCCGCGCCCACACCGAGTCCGGTGAACCCGGTGGCGTAGGTCACCCGGCCCTTGCGTGCGGTGCCGAAGAACGCGCAGAAGCGGCTCGACGAGTCGATCGCCCCGGCCCAGCGGTGCGTGAAGCGCAGCCCCTCGAGCTGGGGGAACGTGGTGAAGAAGTGCGAGGCCAGCCGCCGGTGGCTCTCCATCCGGTCTTCGTACTCGGGGCGCACCTTGCCGCCGTAGTGGTAGACCGCGTCGTAGCCGCCGAACAGGATGCGGTCGTCGGCGGTGAGCCGGTAGTAGTGGAACTGGTTGGCGCTGTCGGCGAGGCCCTGCCGGTTCCGCCACCCGATCGAGGAGAGCTGCTCGGTGCTCAGCGGCTCGGTCATCAGCACGTAGTCGTACACGGGCACCGTCATCAGACGGTTGCGCTTGAGCAGCGAGGGGAAGACGTTCGTGGCCAGCGCGACGGCATCCGCCACGACCCGGCCGTCGCGGGCCTCGACGGTGATCGCGCCCGATCCGTCGCCGAGGATGTCCTGCACGAGAGTGCGCTCGTAGATCTCCACGCCGAGGTCGGTCGCGACGCGGGCGAGCTCGAGCCCGAGCTTGGCGGGGTGCACGAGGGCGGTGGTGTCGCGCTCCCACGCGCCTGCGAGGAACGTGGGGGAGTGCACCTCGGCCTGCACGGCATCCTGGTCGAGGAATCCGTCCTCCTCGCGCAGCCACTCGACCTGGTGCGGTTCGACCGCGACGGCGAGCTGCCCGGTGCGTTCGAACTCGGCATCCATCCCGTAGCGCGCGACGGTGTCGGCGATGCCGTCGAGGTTCTCGAGCCCGAGCCGTTCGAGCTGCGCGATCTCGTCGGGCCAGCGGTTCACGCCGTTCTCGTGACCGTGGGTGATGCTCGCCTCGCAGAACCCGCCGTTGCGGCCGGAGGCCGCCCACGCGACGCGCGACGCCTCGACGAGCACGACCCGGCGATCGGGGTCGCGCTCCTTGGCGCGGATCGCGGTCCACAGCCCCGCGTACCCGCCGCCGACGATCGCGAGGTCGGCCTCGATCGCACCGGTCAGTGTCGGGTACTCGGTGCGCTGCACGTCGTCGAGCCAGAACACGGCGAACGAGGTGTCGCGCAGGGACTCGTCGATGACGGAGTCCTGCGGGCGGCGGCGTTCGAAGACGGTGGTTCCCATGCGCGCTCCCTTGTTCTCAGTTGGTTCTCTCAGTGGATGAGGTGCGCGGTCAGCGCGTTCCCCAGTTGTAGAGGTCCTTGTAGAGCCCGGCGTAGAGCAGGCTCTCGGTGTGCACGATGCCGGGGATGGTGCGGATGCGCGTCGCGATCAGTTCGAGCAGGTCGGCGTCGCTCTCGCACACGGCCTCGACGAGGATGTCGAAGCTGCCGAGGGTGACGACGACGTAGGCGAGTTCGGTGATCTCGGTGAGCTGCTCGGCGACCGCACGCGGGTCGCCGGTGACGCGGATGCCGATCATCGACATCCGGTGGAATCCGAGCTGCAGGGGGTCGGTGACCGCGACGATCTGGATCGTTCCGGCATCGGTCATGCGCTGCACGCGCTGGCGGGTGGCGGCCTCGCTGAGACCCACCTCCCGCCCGATCTCGGCGTAGGGGCGCCGGCCGTCCTCCTGGAGCAGCTCGATGATCCGCTTCGAGATGTCGTCCAGCACCGGCTGTGTCTTCGTGCCCATGCGTCGATATTGACAGGCGGATGCCGGTGGTGCAACCGATTCAGTCGTCGGTGGCTTCCGGGCCTTCCGATTCCGAAAGTGCCGCGCTACTGTGGCCGCATGCGCACTGAGAGCTTGCAGAACTTCATCGGCGGTCGGTTCGTCCCCGTGTCCGGCGCAGGCGACCTTCCGCTCATCGACCCCGCCACCGAGGAGGAGTACGGCCGGCTCCCGGTGTCGGATGCCGGTGACGTCGATGCCGCCTACGCCGCGGCATCCGCTGCCTTCCCGCTGTGGCGCGACACGACACCCGCCGACCGGCAGCTCGCCCTCTTCCGCATCGCCGACGACATGGCCGCGCGGGCCGAGGAGTTCGCCGATCTCGAGTCGCGCGACACCGGCAAGCCGCGCGCGAGCCTCGTCGAGGACGAGATCATGCAGTCGGTCGATCAGCTGCGGTTCTTCGCCGGTGCCGCGCGGTCGCTCGAGGGGCGCGCGGCGGGGGAGTACCTCGCCGGGCACACGTCGTTCGTGCGCCGCGAGCCGATCGGCGTGATCGGGCAGGTCACGCCCTGGAACTACCCGCTGAACATGGCCGTGTGGAAGATCGCGCCGGCGCTCGCCGCGGGCAACACCGTCGTGCTCAAGCCCGCCGAGACGACCCCGCTGTCGACGTTGCTGCTCGCCGAGATCGTGGCGCTGCACACCCCGGCCGGAACGTTGAACGTCGTGCTGGGCGACCGCGAGACCGGCGTCGCGCTGGTGGAGCATCCGACACCGCAGATGGTCGCGATCACCGGCTCGGTGCGCGCAGGCATGGCGGTGGCGCGGTCGGCGGCGAACGACGTCAAGCGCGTGCACCTCGAGCTCGGCGGCAAGGCCCCGGCGATCGTCTTCGCGGATGCCTCGGTGTCGAAGGCGGTCGAGGGGATCGTGACCGGTGCGTTCTTCAACGCCGGGCAGGACTGCACCGCGGCGACGCGCGTGCTCGTGCACGAGTCCCTGCACGACGAGCTCGTGGCGGCGCTGGTCGCGCGGGCGGAGTCGGATGCCCGCACCGGCGGACCACGCGAGGACGGCGTGCTCTACGGCCCGCTCAACAGTGCGGCGCAGCTGGAGCAGGTGTCGGGATTCGTGTCGAGGTTGCCCGCGCACGCCCGGGTGGAGACCGGGGGAGCGCGGCAGGGAGATCGCGGCTACTTCTGGCCCGCGACGATCGTGTCGGGGGTGCGGCAGGACGACGAGATCGTGCAGGGCGAGGTCTTCGGGCCGGTGCTCACGGTGCAGCCGTTCTCCACCGACGAGGAGGCGCTCGAGCTGGCGAACGACGTGCCGTACGCGCTCGCCGCGTCGGTCTGGACGAGCGATCACGCCCGGGCGATGCGGTTCTCGCGCGACCTCGACTTCGGGTGCGTGTGGATCAACACGCACATCCCCTTCGTCTCCGATATGCCGCACGGTGGGTTCAAGCACTCCGGCTACGGCAAGGACCTCTCGCAGTACGGCTTCGACGACTACACCCGCATCAAGCACGTGATGAGCGCGTTGGACTGAGCGCGCCCCCGTCGAGACACCATCTCCGGCGCGAGACATCACGCCTCTCGTGGTGTTTCGCGCTCGGAATGATGTCTCGGTGCTCGGCGCGCGCCGCACGTCCGAATGCGACACGAAGTGTCGACCCGTGGGCCTCCGGTATGCCATGCTCGATGAAGCCGATGGGGGATCGGCCACTCTCACCAATCGAACGTCTCACAGAAAGACCGACCGGAGCGCGATGAGCAGGCCCCTCGCCGGACCGCAGACACTGTTGCGCTCGATCAACGGGCGCGCGATCCTCGAGACGCTCGCCAGTGAAGGTCCGCAGACGCGCACCGATCTGATGGAGGCCACCGGGCTGTCGCGCACCGCCGTGACGCAGGTGCTGCGCATGCTCGAGAGCGCCGGCGCCGTCGCGCCCGACGGTGTCGACCGCAGCTCGCGCGGACCGGCCGCCGGCAAGGTCGGACTGCACCCGCACCTCGGATTCGCCGCCGCCGTGCACGTCGACCACCGCGCGGCGCACGTCGTGCTCGTCGACGCGACCGGGGCGGTGCGTGCCGAAGCGCACGGCGACTTCCCGCGGAAGGACGACAACGAGACCCGGGTCGCGCACATCGCCGCGCTCATCGACCGCTGCAATGCGACCGTCGCCGGACCGCTGCACCTCGCGCTGATCGGCGTGCCCGGCATCGTGACCGCCGACGGCAGCATCCGCAACGATCAGGGGCCCGACGGCGGCGCGTTCCGCTCGGCTCTCACCGACCGGCTCGGCTGCCCCGTGCGCATCGAGAACGACGTGAACCTCGCCGCCCTCGCCGAACTCACCGCCGGTGCAGGCGCCGAGCTGTCGAGCTTCTCGCTGCTGCTGCTCGACGAGGGTCTCGGCGCCGGAACCGTGATCGACGGCGCCCTGCACCGCGGGTTCTCCGGCGTGGCGGGCGAGGTCATGTACCTGCCGCAGACGCCCCTGCCCGTCGGCGCCCCCGTCGTGAACGACCAGGTCGTCGCCGACCTCGCGCTCATCAACGGCCGTGACCAGAACACGCCCCTCGAAGAGCACCTCGATGCCGCGGCCGCCGGCGACGAGGCGGCGATGCAGATGGCGATCGAGCTCGGCAAACGCCTCGCGCTCGTCGCCGGCAGCATCGGTCTCGTCCTCGACCCCGAAGCGTTCATCCTCAGTGGGCAGGCCGCGCACCCCGTGCTCGTCGACATCATCCATCAGGTCGCCGAGCAGTACTCCGCCCGCCTTCCGCTGCGGTTCGTCGTCTCCAGCTTCGGCCCGGAGGCGCCACTCGTCGGCGCGGTCGGCGAAGCGGCATCCGCCCTGCGTGCCACGCTCTTCGCCCGCGTTCTCACCACACCCGAAAAGCCCGGCCGGTGACCGGCACTCCCGACAGGACCCGACGATGACCGCACCCTCCGACCTGATCGAACGGCTGGGGCACGCCCCCGGAACCCGCGCCATCATCCTCAACGCCGATGACTTCGGCATGTGCCATGCGGCCAACGTCGCGATCGCCGAACTGCTGGATGCCGGCCACGTCGACTCCGCCACGATCATGGTGCCGTGCTCGTGGTCGCCCGAGGCCTTCGCGTTCGCGGCATCCCGCACCGACCTCGACGTCGGCGTGCATCTGGTGCTCACCAGCGAGTGGACCCGCTACCGCTGGCGCCCGCTCACGGCCGCTGCCTCACTCGTCGACGGTGACGGGTTCTTCCCCGTCGACGTCGTCGCGGTCGAGACCCGCGCGACGTACGACGAGGTCGCCGCCGAGATCGCCGCGCAGCTGCGCACCGCGCTCGACGCCGGCGTCGACGTCACGCACCTCGACAACCACATGGGCTCGGTCTACGGCCTCGCCACCGGCCGCGACTTCCTCGAGCAGGTGTTCGCGCTGGCCGCCGCCAACGGGCTCCCCTTCCGCCTCCCGCGCCGCATGGACGGCGCCGAAGCGGATGCCGAGCTGTGCGACAAGCTCGCGCGCGCCGCCGCCGCGGCCGACTCGCTCGGTGTGGAGATCATCGACCGGCTGTGGTCGCACCCCTTCGAACTCGTCGGCGAGGGCACTGCGGCGGAGGAGACCTACGAGCAGGTGCGCGACGGCTTCGTGACCTTGCTGCGCGCGGTGCCCGCGGGGGTCACCGAGATCTACCTGCATCCGATGGTCGACGGTGAGGAGCTGCGGGCCGCCGTGGACTTCGCCTCACCGAAGCGGGAGTTCGAGCGACGACTGCTCGCCGACCCCGTCGTGCTCCGGGTCATCGAAGACGAAGGACTCGTGCGCATCGGCTGGCGGGCGCTGCGCGATCTGCAGAGAGGCGCCACACGATGACCACCTTCACCGAGCGTCTGCGCGACCGGCGGCTCGACGCCGCCCCCACCCGGGCGCAGTCGATCGCGTTCGGTGCCTCCGGGTTCCCCACGCAGTTGATGGCGCAGACCTTCTCGGCGTTCATCGTCTACTTCTACGTCTCGCACCTCGCGGTGCCGGCGGGGTGGGTGGCCGCGGCGATGATCGCCCACGGCATCCTGAATGCGGTGCTCAACCCGTTCGTCGGCGCGATCTCCGATCGCCTGCGCACCCCGTGGGGGCGCCGCATCCCGTGGATCGGCCTCGGGATCGTGCCGCTGGTCGTGGCGTTCGCGCTGGTGTGGATGCCGCCGGAGCTGCCCACCGCGGGCATCATCGCCTGGTTCCTCGTGGTCGTGGCCGTGTACGACATCGCCTACGTGGTGGTCGTGCTCAACATCTCGGCCCTGTTCCCCGAGATCTTCCGCACCACCGACGAGCGTGCGCGGGGCAACGTCCCCCGGCAGATCTTCGCGATCCTCGGCATGATCCTCGGCACCGCCGGAGCACCGCTGCTCTACGCCTCGCCGATCGGCTGGCCCGGTATGGCGATCGTGCTCGGCACGGTCTGCCTCGCGTTCCTCGTCTGGTCGTTCGCGGGCGGGATGGTCGAGCGGCGCGTGCCCGAGGCATCCGTCGCGGCTCCGCTGCCGTTCGGCATGCAGATGCGGTACACGCTCGCGAACCGGGCCTTCGTGCCCTATGTGATCGGCTCGCTGTTCATCCAGACGGCGATCGCCGTGATCCTCGCCGCGCTCCCCTTCTACGTGCGCTACTCGCTGGGAGCCCCCGAGGGGGAGGGCAGCATCCTGCTGGGCGCGATCTTCGTGACCGCCATCCCGGCGATCGTGCTGTGGAGCGCGGTCGTTCGTCGCACCAGTCCGCGCACCGCACTGCTGTGGAGCGTGGCCGTCTTCGGACTCTCGGTGCTCGGGTTCCTCGCCCCGACGAGCATCCTCGCCGCAGCCCTCGTGGGCGTCGCGGTCGGCATCGGCGTCGGCGGTCTGCTGCAGCTTCTCGAAGTCGTGCTGGCGCAGATCATCGACGAGGATGCCATGCGCACCGGGCACCGTCGGGAGGGCGCCTACTTCGGGGTCAACGGTTTCATCGTGCGCGGCTCCGTGGTGCTGCAGGCGATCGTCGCCGCGTGGGTGCTCACGGCATCCGGGTTCGATGCCACGCTCGGCGACGCGCAGCCCGACGCGGTGGACGGCGGCATCCGTCTGATGCTCGCCGTCATCCCCGTCGGCTTCGTCGCCCTCGCCTGGATCTGCTTCTTCCTCTACCCCATCCGCACCCGCGACCTGGCCGCCGCTAACCCAGCAAGCTGAGAGCGCTCGTACCCGCCCCTACTGCCATGCCACTGGCGGGCGCAGGGATGCCGCCGGCGCGAGCATCGGGAGGGGACCCGCTTGCGGGGAGGGCGCCCGTTCTGCGAGTGACGGCGGCATCCCGGAGCTCGCCCCACAAGAAACTAAGAAGAAGAAACCCGAGCCTCCCAGCCCGTACGCACCATCTCGTCGACCGAATACCGCATCCGCCAGTCGAGGTCGCGGGCGGCGAGGGTGCCGTCGGCGACGATGCGGTCGGGGTCGCCGGGGCGGCGCGGGCCGATCTCGGGGGCGAACTCGACGCCGGTGACGCGCACCATCGCATCCATGATCTGCTTCACACTGAGGCCGTCGCCCGAGCCGAGGTTGTAGGCGGGCTCGATCGGCTCACCGGCGGCGAGACGCTGCGCGGCGGCGACGTGCGCGGCGGCGATGTCGCCCACGTGCACGTAGTCGCGCACGTTGGTGCCGTCTTCGGTGTCGTAGTCGTCGCCGTTGATGCGCGGGGTGCGCCCCTCGAGCAGCGCCTCGAACACGATCGGGAAAAGGTTGTGCGGGCTGACGTCGTAGACCGTCGGGTCGGCCGATCCGACGACGTTGAAGTAGCGCAGCGAGGTGTGCCGCAGCGGGGTCGCCGACTCGGCGGTGGCGACCGCCTGGTCGCGCAGCAGCCATTCGCCGATGAGCTTCGATTCGCCGTAGGGGCTCGCGGGCTTCTTGGCCGTGTCCTCGACGACGAGGGCGACGTCGGGGGTGCCGTAGACGGCGGCCGACGACGAGAAGACGATGTTCGCGACGCCCGCGGCCTCCATCGCCTCGAGGATCACGCGGGTGCCCTCGACGTTCTGCGCGTAGGTGTGCAGCGGGCGCTGCACCGAGACGCCGGCGTACTTGTAGCCGGCGACGTGGATGACGCCCTGGGCGTCGTGGTCGCGGAGCGCCTTCTCGACGAGGTCGCGGTCGAGGATGCTGCCCTGCACGAAGGGCACGCCCTCCGGAACGAACGAGGCGACACCGCTCGACAGGTCGTCGAGGACGACCGGGGTGAGCCCGGCATCCGCGAGGGCGCGGACGACGTGCGAGCCGATGTAGCCGGCGCCGCCGGTGACGATCCAGGACATTGCGTTCCTCTCCGGCCGCGCACGACCGCGCGACTCCGGGTTCGATTCTCTCAGGCGGATGCTGTGGACTGCGGCGCCGCCGTCACCGATACAGTGCCGGTCACGCGTCGCGGTGCGCGCCCGCCGACGGCACGACCGTGAACAGATGCGGGGCGGTGAAGCCCGCGTCGGCGAAGGCCGCGGTCACGGCATCCGACACGGCTGCGACGGCATCCTGTTCGATCAGCGCGATCGCCGCGCCGCCGAATCCGCCACCCGTCATGCGCGCGCCGAGCGCGCCGGCGGCCAGCGCGGCCTCGACGGCCGTGTCGAGCTCGGCCACCGAGATCTCGAAGTCATCGCGCATCGAGGCGTGCGAGGCGACCAGCAGGTCGCCGATCGCGCGGGCGCCCTGCTCGCGCAGCACGCGCACCGTGTCGAGTACGCGCTGGTTCTCGGTGACGATGTGCCGCACGCGGCGGAAGGTCACGTCGTCCATGAGCTCTTCGGCGCGGGGGAGGTCGGAGGTCGACACGTCGCGCAGGCTGGGCACGCCCATGATCTCGGCGCCGAGCTCGCACGAGGCGCGGCGCTCTCCGTAGCCGCCCGTGGAGTGGGCGTGCTTGACGCGCGTGTCCATGACGAGGATCGCGAGACCGGCCTCGGCGACGCCGACCGTGACGAGCTGCGCTTCGAGAGAGCGGCAGTCGAGGAAGATCGCGGCATCGGTCTCGCCGAGCATCGATGCCATCTGGTCCATGATGCCGGTGGGCGCGCCGACCGCCTCGTTCTCGGCGCGGCGGCCCACGCGGGCGAGCGCGGTGCGGTCGAGTCCGGTGTGCCAGAGGTCGTTCAGCGCGGTCGCGGTCGCACCCTCGATCGCCGCCGACGACGACAGCCCGGCGCCCACGGGCACGTCGGAGGCGATCGCGATGTCGACCCCGCGGAAGGCGCCCTCGGGAGCCGCGAGACGCAGCGCCCACGCGACGCCGAGCGGGTACGCGGCCCACTCCGGAACGGCCGGCGTCTCCTCACTGGGTCCCTGAGCCCGTCGAAGGGTCGGGAACAGCCCGTCGAGTTCGTCGATCCCGACCTCGACCGTCTCGTCGGAGAAGGTCGAGACGACGCGGATGCGGGCGTCGTCGCGCAGTCCGACGGCGGCGACCGTGCGGTGCGGGATCGCGAACGGCAGCACGAAGCCCTCGTTGTAGTCGGTGTGCTCGCCGATGAGGTTGACGCGCCCGGGTGCCGACCAGATGCCGTCCGGGGTGCGGTCGGTCAGCTCGGCGAACAGTGCGCGCGCGGCATCCTGAGCGGTGGTCTCCGTGACGGTCATGCGGGGGTCTCCTCGGAGGTCGGAGCGGATGCCGCGGCTGCGGCCTCGGCGGACGCGATCGCGTCGCGGATGCGGGCCGCCCCCTGCTCGGGGGTGACCTCGGCGGCCCAAGCCCACATCGCGGCCTCGGAGCCGGCGAGGAACTTGAGCTTGTCGGCGGCGCGGCGCGGGCTCGTGAGCTGCAGGTGAAGGCGCACGGTGTCGCGGCCGACGTTCACCGGTGCCTGGTGCCAGGCGGCGATGTACGGGGTGGGGGTGTCGTAGAGCGCGTCGACACCGCGCAGCAGACGCAGGTAGAGCGGGGCGAGTTCGTCGCGCTCGGCCTCGGCCGTGGCGGCGAAGTCGGGCACGTGGCGGTGCGGCATCAGGTGCACCTCGAGGGGCCAGCGGGCGGCGAAGGGCACGAAGGCGGTCCAGTGCTCGCCGTGGAAGACGACGCGCTCGGAGGCCTGCTCGAACTCCAGGATGCGGGCGAACAGGTCCGGCGCCGTGCGGTCGATCGAGTCGAGCAGTTTGGCCGTGCGCGGGGTGACGTACGGGTACGCGTAGATCTGCCCGTGCGGGTGCGGCAGGGTGACGCCGATCGCTTCGCCGCGGTTCTCGAACGGGAAGATCTGCTGGATGCCGGGCAGCTGCGAGAGCGCGGCGGTGCGGTCGGCCCAGGCCTCGATCACGGTGCGGGCGCGGGTGACCGACTGGGTGCCGAACGATCCCGAGTGCTCGGGGCTGAAGCACACGACCTCGCACCGGCCGACCGAGGTGCGGGTGCGGCCGAGCCCGAGGGCGTCGAGGTCGTCGAGGCCGCGGGGGGCGTCGCTCGCCGCGGGGGCGGTGCCGACCGCCTCGGCGAGGGCGGGGCCGAACGCGGGGGAGCGGTTTTCGAACACCGCGACGTCGTAGCGCGAGGGCACCTCCGACGGGTTGGTCGGGGTCTGCGGGGCGAGCGGGTCGGCGTCGGCGCTCGGCATCATGACGCGGTTCTGCCGGTTGGCCGCCACGGTGATCCAGTCACCGGTGAGCACGTCCTGCCGCATGGTCGCGGTGGCGGGCCGCGGATCGAGCGTGCGGGCGTCGACGGCGCGCTCGGCGCCGAGCGTCGTGTCGGGGTCGTCGTAGTAGATGATGTCGCGGCCGTCGGCGAGCAGCGTCGCGCGCTTGACGATGCCGGCGCTCAGGGTCGAGGTGCGCATCTCCGCAGATTCAGGCGTGTTCACGTAAACATGGTAGATCCGCGGCCGTGATTACGTCAACATGGAGGAGTGAACGACCCCACCCCCTCTCCGCGACCGACGTCGGGCCGCGTCTCGATGGCGATGGTCGCCGCTCGCGCCGGGGTGTCGGGG
It encodes:
- the galT gene encoding galactose-1-phosphate uridylyltransferase yields the protein MRTSTLSAGIVKRATLLADGRDIIYYDDPDTTLGAERAVDARTLDPRPATATMRQDVLTGDWITVAANRQNRVMMPSADADPLAPQTPTNPSEVPSRYDVAVFENRSPAFGPALAEAVGTAPAASDAPRGLDDLDALGLGRTRTSVGRCEVVCFSPEHSGSFGTQSVTRARTVIEAWADRTAALSQLPGIQQIFPFENRGEAIGVTLPHPHGQIYAYPYVTPRTAKLLDSIDRTAPDLFARILEFEQASERVVFHGEHWTAFVPFAARWPLEVHLMPHRHVPDFAATAEAERDELAPLYLRLLRGVDALYDTPTPYIAAWHQAPVNVGRDTVRLHLQLTSPRRAADKLKFLAGSEAAMWAWAAEVTPEQGAARIRDAIASAEAAAAASAPTSEETPA
- the galK gene encoding galactokinase — translated: MTVTETTAQDAARALFAELTDRTPDGIWSAPGRVNLIGEHTDYNEGFVLPFAIPHRTVAAVGLRDDARIRVVSTFSDETVEVGIDELDGLFPTLRRAQGPSEETPAVPEWAAYPLGVAWALRLAAPEGAFRGVDIAIASDVPVGAGLSSSAAIEGATATALNDLWHTGLDRTALARVGRRAENEAVGAPTGIMDQMASMLGETDAAIFLDCRSLEAQLVTVGVAEAGLAILVMDTRVKHAHSTGGYGERRASCELGAEIMGVPSLRDVSTSDLPRAEELMDDVTFRRVRHIVTENQRVLDTVRVLREQGARAIGDLLVASHASMRDDFEISVAELDTAVEAALAAGALGARMTGGGFGGAAIALIEQDAVAAVSDAVTAAFADAGFTAPHLFTVVPSAGAHRDA
- the galE gene encoding UDP-glucose 4-epimerase GalE, which gives rise to MSWIVTGGAGYIGSHVVRALADAGLTPVVLDDLSSGVASFVPEGVPFVQGSILDRDLVEKALRDHDAQGVIHVAGYKYAGVSVQRPLHTYAQNVEGTRVILEAMEAAGVANIVFSSSAAVYGTPDVALVVEDTAKKPASPYGESKLIGEWLLRDQAVATAESATPLRHTSLRYFNVVGSADPTVYDVSPHNLFPIVFEALLEGRTPRINGDDYDTEDGTNVRDYVHVGDIAAAHVAAAQRLAAGEPIEPAYNLGSGDGLSVKQIMDAMVRVTGVEFAPEIGPRRPGDPDRIVADGTLAARDLDWRMRYSVDEMVRTGWEARVSSS